Proteins co-encoded in one Microbacterium hydrocarbonoxydans genomic window:
- a CDS encoding type II secretion system F family protein gives MVRVPRRGPVGDAGADAATSVQTLAVLLQAGAVPLTAWRHLGDTGDTHAAAVVERVAQGVPLVAAIESEGGAWQDLAAAWEVATTVGAPLAEVLRMIAETLRDSASAADDVRIALAEPAGTARLLLWMPFAGLLLGLALGFDTLSVVIGDPLGAVCVGSGLLLVAAARLWTNRLLRRARPRPGTPGIQAELVAVALSGGASVERALRLVAESPASRHGDEGRIRSVLDLSRAAGVPAAELLRASAAHDRHRSRIDGRLRAAKLSTQLLVPLGVCTLPAFLLLGVAPLLLSVLASTPLPL, from the coding sequence GTGGTGAGAGTCCCGAGGCGCGGCCCGGTCGGAGACGCCGGTGCCGACGCGGCCACCTCGGTGCAGACGCTCGCCGTGCTGCTGCAGGCGGGAGCGGTTCCGCTGACTGCGTGGCGCCATCTCGGCGACACCGGAGACACTCACGCCGCTGCGGTCGTGGAACGCGTCGCACAGGGCGTGCCCCTCGTCGCGGCGATCGAGTCCGAGGGGGGAGCGTGGCAGGACCTCGCGGCGGCCTGGGAGGTGGCGACCACGGTCGGCGCACCACTCGCGGAGGTGCTGCGCATGATCGCCGAGACCCTGCGGGACTCGGCCTCCGCCGCCGATGATGTGCGCATCGCGCTCGCGGAGCCCGCAGGAACCGCGCGGCTGTTGCTGTGGATGCCGTTCGCCGGGCTGCTGCTCGGTCTCGCCCTGGGCTTCGACACACTCTCCGTCGTGATCGGCGATCCGCTCGGCGCAGTCTGCGTCGGGTCGGGGCTGCTGCTCGTCGCTGCCGCGCGACTGTGGACGAACAGGCTGCTCCGCCGGGCGCGGCCGAGACCCGGCACACCCGGTATTCAGGCCGAACTCGTAGCCGTGGCGCTGTCGGGGGGCGCTTCGGTCGAGCGGGCACTGCGCCTGGTGGCAGAGAGCCCGGCCTCACGACATGGCGACGAGGGGCGCATCCGCTCGGTGCTCGACCTCTCCCGCGCCGCCGGTGTGCCGGCCGCAGAGCTGCTGCGGGCGTCGGCCGCACACGACAGGCATCGATCTCGCATCGACGGCCGTCTGCGGGCCGCGAAACTGTCGACGCAGCTGCTCGTACCGCTCGGCGTCTGCACGCTCCCCGCATTCCTGCTGCTCGGCGTCGCCCCCTTGCTGCTGAGCGTGCTGGCGTCGACGCCGCTCCCGCTCTGA
- the acs gene encoding acetate--CoA ligase has product MSSQIDHLLDETRQFPPSEDFVAQTISSPALYESAAADREAFWAEQSRELLDWHTPFTQVLDWSTPPFAKWFDDGELNVAYNCLDRHVEAGNGDRVALHWEGEPGDSRTITYAELTDEVKRVANVLEDLGIGHGDRVAIYLPMIPEAVASMLAVARVGAIHSVVFGGFSADSLRSRIDDAGAKLVITADGGYRKGRVSALKPAVDQALADRGDGEQQTVEHVLVVRRGENEVEWNTERDVWWHEAVPSASPEHTAQAFPAENPLFILYTSGTTGKPKGILHTSGGYLTQAAYSHKYVFDLHPETDVYWCTADIGWITGHTYVTYGPLANGATQVIYEGTPDSPHPGRWWEIIEKYKVSIFYTAPTAIRSFMKIGRSVPAKFDLSSLRLLGSVGEPINPEAWIWYRDVIGAGKTPIVDTWWQTETGAIMVSALPGVTSTKPGSAQVPLPGISIDVVDEAGVEVGNGNGGLLVVTDPWPSMLRGIWGDPERYKETYWEKFEEQGYYFAGDGARLDADGDLWLLGRVDDVMNVSGHRLSTAEIESSLVAHEATAEAAVVGAADETTGQAVVAFVIIKESYLSAHDPAGLAQQLRQWVGEQIGAIARPRDVYIVGELPKTRSGKIMRRLLRDVAEGREVGDTTTLADTAVMSIISAQVK; this is encoded by the coding sequence ATGAGCAGCCAGATCGATCATCTCCTCGATGAGACCCGCCAGTTCCCGCCCTCCGAGGACTTCGTCGCTCAGACGATCTCCTCTCCCGCCCTCTACGAGAGCGCTGCGGCCGATCGCGAGGCGTTCTGGGCCGAGCAGTCCCGCGAGCTGCTGGACTGGCACACGCCCTTCACCCAGGTGCTCGACTGGTCGACTCCGCCGTTCGCGAAGTGGTTCGACGACGGCGAGCTGAACGTCGCCTACAACTGCCTCGACCGCCATGTCGAGGCCGGGAACGGCGATCGCGTGGCCCTGCACTGGGAGGGCGAGCCGGGCGATTCCCGCACGATCACCTACGCAGAGCTCACCGACGAGGTCAAGCGCGTCGCGAACGTGCTCGAAGACCTCGGCATCGGTCATGGCGACCGCGTGGCGATCTACCTGCCGATGATCCCCGAAGCCGTCGCGTCGATGCTCGCCGTCGCGCGGGTCGGCGCGATCCACTCCGTCGTGTTCGGCGGTTTCAGCGCCGACAGTCTGCGCTCCCGCATCGACGACGCCGGTGCGAAGCTCGTGATCACCGCCGACGGCGGATACCGCAAGGGGCGGGTCTCTGCGCTCAAGCCTGCGGTCGATCAGGCCCTGGCCGACCGCGGCGACGGAGAGCAGCAGACCGTCGAGCATGTGCTGGTCGTGCGTCGCGGCGAGAACGAGGTCGAGTGGAACACCGAGCGTGACGTCTGGTGGCATGAGGCGGTGCCGAGCGCGTCGCCCGAGCACACCGCTCAGGCGTTCCCCGCCGAGAATCCGCTGTTCATCCTCTACACCTCCGGCACGACCGGCAAGCCCAAGGGCATCCTGCACACCTCGGGCGGCTACCTCACCCAGGCGGCGTACTCGCACAAGTATGTGTTCGACCTGCACCCCGAGACCGACGTCTACTGGTGCACGGCTGACATCGGGTGGATCACCGGGCACACCTATGTCACCTACGGGCCGCTCGCGAACGGCGCGACCCAGGTGATCTACGAGGGAACCCCCGACTCGCCGCACCCCGGCCGCTGGTGGGAGATCATCGAGAAGTACAAGGTCTCGATCTTCTACACGGCTCCGACCGCGATCCGCTCGTTCATGAAGATCGGCCGCAGCGTCCCGGCGAAGTTCGACCTGTCGTCGTTGCGCCTGCTCGGTTCAGTGGGCGAGCCGATCAACCCCGAGGCCTGGATCTGGTACCGCGACGTCATCGGCGCGGGCAAGACCCCCATCGTCGACACCTGGTGGCAGACGGAGACGGGCGCGATCATGGTGTCAGCTCTGCCCGGCGTGACGTCTACCAAGCCCGGCTCGGCACAGGTTCCGCTTCCCGGCATCTCGATCGACGTGGTCGACGAGGCCGGCGTCGAGGTGGGCAACGGCAACGGAGGCCTGCTCGTCGTCACCGATCCGTGGCCCAGCATGCTCCGCGGCATCTGGGGCGACCCCGAGCGCTACAAGGAGACCTACTGGGAGAAGTTCGAGGAGCAGGGCTACTACTTCGCCGGTGACGGGGCGCGCCTCGACGCCGACGGAGACCTGTGGCTGCTCGGTCGCGTCGATGACGTGATGAACGTCTCCGGGCACCGTCTGTCGACCGCCGAGATCGAGTCGTCGCTCGTGGCCCACGAGGCCACGGCCGAGGCCGCGGTCGTCGGCGCTGCGGACGAGACGACCGGCCAGGCCGTCGTGGCCTTCGTCATCATCAAGGAGAGCTACCTGTCGGCGCACGACCCTGCAGGTCTCGCGCAGCAGCTGCGGCAGTGGGTGGGCGAGCAGATCGGCGCGATCGCGCGCCCCCGCGACGTCTACATCGTGGGCGAGCTGCCCAAGACCCGCTCGGGCAAGATCATGCGGCGTCTGCTGCGCGACGTCGCAGAGGGCCGAGAGGTCGGCGACACGACGACTCTCGCCGACACCGCAGTGATGAGCATCATCTCTGCGCAGGTGAAGTAG
- a CDS encoding TadA family conjugal transfer-associated ATPase, whose product MPDSFVIRPRATPRADGGALEVHSDAFAIDPAFGPLREYCADPDVTDVFVNGPGGLFVDRGHGTEAVPGWSASEREVRDLAVALVGLGGRHLDDQAPCVDVRLDSGIRVHAVLSPVATAGTALSIRVPRVRAADLDALAALGTFDARRQSWLLGLVRDRANILITGGTGTGKTTLLSALLSAAPASERIVTIEDVAELRPRHPHHVALEARQSNLEGAGGISLARLVRESLRMRPDRLVVGECRGEEVRELLTALNTGHDGGAGTLHASGLSDVPARMEALGALAGMDAAALARQVVSAFTVVLHLERAPDGRRRIGQAGEFGLSGDRLTIAEVQPW is encoded by the coding sequence ATGCCTGATTCCTTCGTCATCCGCCCGAGGGCGACGCCTCGCGCCGACGGCGGCGCCCTCGAGGTGCATTCCGATGCGTTCGCGATCGATCCCGCGTTCGGTCCGCTGCGCGAATACTGTGCCGACCCCGATGTCACAGACGTCTTCGTGAACGGCCCCGGCGGGCTCTTCGTCGATCGCGGACACGGTACCGAGGCGGTGCCGGGCTGGAGTGCATCCGAGCGCGAGGTGCGCGACCTCGCCGTCGCGCTCGTGGGCCTCGGCGGGCGGCACCTCGACGATCAGGCGCCCTGCGTCGACGTGCGACTCGATTCGGGCATCCGCGTGCACGCAGTCCTCTCTCCGGTGGCGACCGCGGGCACGGCGCTGTCGATCAGGGTGCCGCGCGTGCGTGCCGCCGATCTCGATGCTCTCGCCGCGCTCGGCACGTTCGACGCACGCCGTCAGAGCTGGCTGCTCGGACTCGTGCGCGACCGCGCGAACATCCTCATCACCGGGGGCACCGGCACGGGCAAGACGACTCTGCTCTCGGCACTGCTCTCTGCGGCGCCGGCCTCGGAGCGCATCGTCACGATCGAGGATGTCGCCGAGCTCAGACCGCGGCATCCGCACCATGTGGCCCTCGAAGCACGGCAGTCGAACCTCGAGGGCGCAGGGGGGATCAGCCTGGCGCGTCTCGTGCGCGAGTCGCTGCGCATGCGCCCCGACCGTCTGGTGGTGGGCGAGTGCCGTGGAGAGGAGGTGCGCGAGCTTCTGACAGCACTCAACACGGGTCATGACGGAGGGGCCGGCACGCTGCACGCCAGCGGACTGAGCGACGTCCCTGCGCGGATGGAGGCGCTGGGCGCACTGGCCGGGATGGATGCGGCGGCGCTCGCACGTCAGGTCGTCAGCGCCTTCACAGTGGTGCTGCACCTCGAACGCGCACCCGACGGGCGCCGGCGAATCGGGCAGGCGGGCGAGTTCGGCCTGAGCGGTGATCGTCTGACCATCGCCGAGGTGCAGCCGTGGTGA
- a CDS encoding ATP-binding protein, translating into MADATEMIDGSPTKRFFLEILTKDISITAAILDLVDNSVDSAKILRPDEEFQNLRVDITATPHEFSIEDNCAGIGVKKARDYVFRIGRPDGVDPSPESIGQFGVGMKRALFKLGESFVVESTTADDSFTVDVNTEPLSDGSDWSFPMTVHAPSGQASGTTIIVDGLHDGVKDSFASESFLKELAEELRSRHRLPMGNGLVITLNGVPLTAADSMVATSELLRPAVNSFSVKTPKAGDLSVRIVVGVAPTGTAGVDEDAEPEEQSRPAADAGWLVFGNGRLLLANDKTKLTGWGSGRNKIPQYHNQYARFRGFVYMTAENAGAIPWNTMKTTVDPDSPIWHQVLEQMIISARSVINLLNQAKTERRLATDDMATPTLDAIRGAAPVDANTVIEVEFSMSMDELREGILVGAVYPAENPELAAAWKKIQYTVFLEAFDELAAALDMNNAAEIGRLSFDAFHSANVES; encoded by the coding sequence ATGGCAGACGCGACCGAGATGATCGACGGCAGCCCGACAAAGCGGTTCTTCTTGGAGATCCTGACTAAGGACATCTCGATCACTGCCGCAATTCTCGATCTGGTCGACAACTCCGTCGACAGCGCGAAGATCCTCCGCCCTGACGAGGAATTCCAAAACCTTCGCGTCGACATCACCGCCACACCTCACGAGTTCTCAATCGAAGATAACTGCGCTGGCATCGGCGTCAAGAAGGCCCGGGACTACGTGTTCCGCATCGGGCGGCCGGACGGTGTAGACCCCTCGCCTGAATCGATCGGCCAGTTCGGCGTCGGTATGAAACGAGCGCTCTTCAAACTCGGCGAATCGTTCGTGGTGGAATCCACCACGGCAGACGACAGCTTTACCGTCGATGTGAACACCGAGCCGCTGAGCGACGGGAGCGACTGGTCGTTCCCGATGACTGTTCACGCCCCGTCCGGACAGGCCTCCGGGACGACGATCATCGTAGATGGGCTGCACGACGGAGTGAAGGACTCGTTCGCTTCTGAGTCCTTCTTGAAGGAGCTCGCGGAGGAGCTGCGGTCTCGCCATCGTTTGCCGATGGGCAACGGGCTCGTGATTACGCTCAACGGAGTCCCCCTCACCGCCGCGGACTCGATGGTCGCGACGAGCGAGCTTCTGCGACCTGCCGTGAACTCGTTCTCGGTCAAAACGCCCAAAGCCGGCGATCTGTCCGTGCGGATTGTGGTGGGTGTTGCACCCACCGGAACTGCTGGTGTTGATGAAGATGCAGAGCCTGAAGAACAGTCGCGACCCGCGGCTGATGCTGGTTGGCTTGTCTTCGGTAACGGACGGCTCCTACTCGCGAACGACAAGACGAAACTCACTGGGTGGGGCTCTGGGCGCAACAAAATCCCGCAGTACCACAATCAGTACGCCCGGTTCCGGGGCTTCGTGTACATGACAGCGGAGAACGCCGGTGCGATCCCGTGGAACACGATGAAGACCACTGTGGACCCGGACAGCCCGATCTGGCACCAAGTGTTGGAACAGATGATCATCTCGGCGCGCAGCGTCATCAATCTTCTGAATCAGGCCAAGACTGAGCGGCGTCTCGCGACAGACGACATGGCAACACCAACACTCGATGCCATCCGCGGAGCGGCGCCAGTAGATGCCAACACGGTCATCGAAGTCGAGTTCTCCATGTCGATGGATGAGCTTCGAGAGGGAATCTTGGTCGGCGCTGTGTACCCAGCCGAGAACCCGGAGCTTGCTGCCGCGTGGAAGAAGATTCAGTACACGGTCTTCCTTGAGGCCTTCGATGAACTTGCCGCCGCGCTCGACATGAACAACGCAGCAGAGATCGGCCGTCTCTCGTTCGACGCCTTCCACTCCGCGAACGTAGAGTCATAA
- a CDS encoding recombinase family protein has translation MLPSKPVVPRLAIYARQSVDEDQGITQQLEDCRAEAQRRGWTIVGEYQDNDTSASKERGPKTAWSAMLKAFDAGMFDTMIVTETSRITRSLADVLDIRPPRRDIRVIVIREGIDTELDDFMLKQLVLLAEREVRLKTERAARYALGRRLAGHPTPGKPPHGYTWIPSIERDASGTRYKVNEAEAADIRQIFREFLAGAPLAQIARDLSDSGRLTRQGVRWHSSSVRRVLLNPLYAALLPPAQPSGHFDSTSIDLDACTPGAWDAIVDRDHLVASRGRLVGVRPKHSGTARKWLLSGLAVCAHCSHPVRSARGETHPTARRGGAGAFPSRRYHAYRCPQGHFMRNGDIIDEYVSEICIARLSADDASGLIEPQEGKPNVVLLHANRDALKARRQTIASFVARGLMNEEEADDSLVEIAISLREISAQIAQAVQQDPFAELVDVQDVRAWWNGATLARRRLIVEALMVVRIKPVGHGKRVTTFQGAADTVTVDWIRPG, from the coding sequence GTGCTGCCCTCCAAGCCTGTGGTTCCTCGCCTCGCGATCTATGCGAGGCAGTCCGTCGACGAGGACCAAGGAATAACCCAGCAACTGGAGGATTGCCGCGCGGAGGCCCAACGTCGCGGATGGACCATCGTTGGCGAGTACCAGGATAATGACACGTCTGCGTCGAAGGAACGAGGTCCGAAAACCGCGTGGTCAGCCATGCTCAAAGCGTTCGACGCAGGCATGTTCGACACGATGATCGTCACCGAGACTTCGAGAATTACCCGAAGCCTCGCGGACGTGCTCGACATTCGACCGCCGCGTCGAGACATCAGGGTCATTGTCATCCGAGAAGGAATCGACACAGAGCTGGATGACTTCATGCTCAAGCAACTCGTGCTTCTGGCTGAGCGGGAGGTGAGGCTGAAGACCGAGCGTGCCGCGCGCTACGCCCTGGGGCGCCGACTCGCGGGTCATCCCACGCCGGGGAAGCCTCCGCACGGCTACACGTGGATTCCAAGCATCGAGAGAGATGCCTCGGGCACCCGGTACAAAGTAAACGAGGCTGAGGCTGCGGACATCCGGCAGATCTTTCGCGAGTTCCTAGCGGGGGCTCCCCTCGCGCAGATCGCTCGAGACCTCAGCGACTCGGGCAGACTGACCCGACAAGGAGTTCGCTGGCACTCGTCTTCGGTGCGCAGGGTTCTCCTGAATCCTCTATACGCGGCCCTGTTGCCTCCGGCCCAGCCAAGTGGTCACTTCGACTCAACTTCAATCGACCTGGACGCCTGCACACCTGGCGCATGGGACGCGATCGTGGATCGCGATCACCTAGTAGCTAGCCGCGGGCGCCTCGTCGGTGTGCGCCCGAAGCACAGCGGTACGGCGCGGAAGTGGCTACTTTCCGGACTCGCGGTTTGCGCGCACTGCTCACATCCAGTCAGGTCAGCCAGGGGCGAAACCCATCCCACCGCGCGTCGAGGCGGTGCTGGAGCTTTCCCCTCGCGGCGCTACCACGCTTATCGCTGCCCTCAGGGTCACTTCATGCGCAACGGAGACATCATCGACGAGTACGTCTCAGAGATCTGCATTGCTCGCCTCTCAGCGGATGACGCCTCCGGCTTGATCGAGCCGCAGGAGGGAAAGCCGAACGTGGTCCTGCTGCATGCAAACCGAGACGCTCTGAAGGCGCGACGTCAGACGATCGCGAGCTTTGTCGCACGTGGACTGATGAACGAGGAGGAGGCCGACGACAGTCTCGTTGAGATTGCAATAAGTTTGCGAGAGATTAGCGCTCAGATCGCACAAGCAGTCCAGCAAGATCCTTTCGCTGAGTTGGTTGATGTGCAAGATGTACGCGCATGGTGGAACGGGGCGACGCTCGCACGACGGCGACTGATAGTTGAAGCCCTCATGGTCGTCCGCATCAAACCGGTAGGGCACGGCAAGCGAGTGACGACATTCCAGGGAGCCGCTGACACCGTAACTGTCGACTGGATTCGCCCAGGTTGA
- a CDS encoding TadE family type IV pilus minor pilin gives MRDRGDRERGSVAAELALALPAVVLTLLLGAGALGAAARQVALQDVAADAARLLGRGEDPGRAESAVTAAVPGASMSSGPSGDLICVTARADVSIGTVVRVPLHATSCALAGGL, from the coding sequence ATGCGCGACCGGGGAGATCGCGAGCGCGGGTCCGTGGCCGCTGAGCTGGCGCTCGCCCTCCCCGCGGTCGTGCTGACGCTGCTGCTGGGCGCCGGGGCTCTCGGCGCCGCCGCACGCCAGGTGGCGCTGCAGGACGTCGCGGCGGACGCGGCGCGGCTGCTCGGCCGCGGGGAAGACCCTGGCCGTGCCGAGAGTGCCGTGACCGCGGCGGTTCCCGGGGCATCCATGTCGAGCGGTCCGTCGGGCGACCTCATCTGCGTCACGGCTCGTGCCGACGTATCGATCGGAACCGTCGTGCGCGTGCCGCTGCACGCCACGAGCTGTGCGCTCGCGGGAGGGTTGTGA
- a CDS encoding Rv3654c family TadE-like protein has translation MAGSALAAGVLSVVAALSLGLAAVGGAAVTAQRAAGAADAAALAAADAASGAIIVDDAPCAVAARIAAAAGGSLTGCVVEGFVATVQVEAAYAGLAAVSRARAGPPDGR, from the coding sequence ATGGCCGGCTCCGCTCTCGCCGCCGGCGTGCTCTCGGTCGTCGCGGCCCTGTCTCTCGGGCTCGCCGCGGTCGGGGGTGCGGCCGTCACGGCACAGCGCGCGGCCGGCGCCGCCGATGCAGCGGCGCTCGCCGCAGCCGATGCCGCCAGCGGAGCGATCATCGTCGACGACGCCCCGTGCGCGGTGGCAGCGCGCATCGCGGCAGCAGCCGGCGGCTCGCTCACCGGCTGCGTCGTCGAGGGCTTCGTGGCGACCGTGCAGGTCGAGGCGGCGTACGCTGGACTCGCAGCCGTCTCCCGCGCCCGAGCTGGGCCACCCGACGGAAGATGA
- a CDS encoding DNA cytosine methyltransferase: MIDVFAGAGGLSLGFEMAGFDVVAAVEYDPVHAATHAFNFPDAPVLCRDVRRVQPADLLDAAAEGWKRHHPDVQWDGVVDVLAGGPSCQGFSSMGKQDVNDDRNQLVGEFVRLVEQLQPRAFVMENVPGILAPQFSTLLNDAVRRFEAAGYTLNNYTEPLDAVDYGVPQRRKRVFIVGVSRGFKLAPILKSSLGEVSTAAALLGLPDLSNRGKSDGELLKMDAIQTAAYTVGLRTPYLRALHEMAPRHDLSALRTLSGCLVTAHTKASVDRFSVVPEGGTDKVSRLWRLKSDRPSRTLRAGTGSERGSFSAARPLHSQEPRVITVREAARLHSFPDWFRFHATNWHGHRQIGNSVPPLLAKAVADSVRRALGAELVNRAGIASNVANRSEHLLSMNPSTAKTYFGAPDADVPAKRRRKSAPSLVA; the protein is encoded by the coding sequence GTGATCGATGTGTTCGCGGGCGCTGGCGGCCTCAGCCTAGGTTTCGAGATGGCTGGATTCGACGTCGTCGCCGCGGTCGAGTACGACCCCGTGCATGCAGCGACCCATGCTTTCAATTTTCCGGATGCGCCCGTCCTCTGCCGCGATGTTCGTCGTGTGCAACCGGCGGATCTACTAGACGCAGCGGCGGAAGGCTGGAAGCGTCACCACCCTGACGTTCAATGGGACGGCGTGGTCGATGTCCTCGCGGGCGGACCGTCGTGCCAAGGCTTCTCAAGTATGGGCAAGCAGGACGTGAACGACGACCGAAATCAGCTCGTCGGCGAGTTCGTTCGACTGGTGGAACAGCTGCAGCCGCGCGCCTTCGTGATGGAAAACGTACCGGGCATACTTGCACCCCAGTTCTCGACGCTCCTGAATGACGCCGTTCGCCGGTTCGAGGCTGCGGGCTACACGCTGAACAACTACACCGAACCTCTTGATGCCGTCGATTACGGCGTCCCGCAACGGCGTAAGCGAGTGTTCATCGTCGGAGTTAGCCGCGGATTCAAGCTCGCTCCGATACTGAAGTCCTCGCTCGGAGAGGTCAGTACCGCGGCTGCTCTGCTCGGTCTTCCCGATCTGAGCAATCGCGGAAAGAGCGATGGCGAGCTGCTGAAGATGGACGCCATCCAAACCGCGGCGTACACCGTGGGGCTCAGGACGCCGTACCTACGGGCGTTGCACGAGATGGCACCAAGACACGACCTATCTGCCCTTCGAACTCTGAGCGGATGTCTGGTAACCGCTCACACAAAGGCTTCGGTCGATCGGTTCTCCGTCGTTCCCGAGGGGGGTACCGACAAGGTCTCTCGGCTCTGGCGGCTCAAGAGCGACCGGCCTTCTCGGACATTGCGCGCGGGAACGGGCAGCGAGCGTGGGTCCTTTAGCGCGGCTCGGCCCCTGCACTCGCAAGAACCGCGCGTGATCACCGTTCGCGAGGCCGCGAGGCTCCATTCGTTCCCGGATTGGTTCCGGTTCCACGCAACCAACTGGCATGGTCACCGGCAGATTGGGAACTCCGTGCCTCCGTTGCTAGCGAAGGCCGTGGCTGACTCCGTGCGGCGGGCGCTCGGCGCCGAGTTGGTGAACCGGGCGGGCATCGCATCGAACGTTGCGAATCGGTCAGAGCACTTGCTGTCGATGAACCCATCAACAGCGAAGACTTACTTTGGCGCGCCTGACGCGGACGTACCTGCCAAGCGCCGCAGGAAATCAGCACCTTCCCTAGTCGCGTAG
- a CDS encoding ImmA/IrrE family metallo-endopeptidase — protein sequence MATSTNARPRGEQPPAAPRKRSPRQAALDVLEKYWANDDGKVNFPVDPVAIAQSMGTTVLEAKLDEDVSGLLVKEPADTSATIYLNVGDSERRQRFTCAHELGHLSRRGAARGERIGYVDSRDLESRTGKNPEEVWANQFAAELLMPAAAVRAIWAQGESAAHLARVFGVSQAAVNVRLGTLGLA from the coding sequence ATGGCTACCAGCACGAACGCGAGACCGCGGGGAGAGCAGCCCCCTGCGGCGCCAAGGAAGCGATCCCCGCGCCAGGCAGCACTGGATGTCCTGGAAAAGTACTGGGCGAATGACGACGGGAAGGTCAACTTTCCCGTTGACCCCGTCGCGATTGCCCAGAGCATGGGAACTACGGTCCTTGAAGCGAAGCTTGACGAGGATGTTTCTGGACTACTCGTGAAGGAACCAGCTGATACGTCGGCAACCATCTACCTGAACGTGGGCGATTCCGAGCGTCGACAGCGTTTCACTTGCGCTCACGAACTCGGACACCTGAGCCGTAGAGGCGCAGCAAGGGGTGAGCGGATCGGTTACGTCGACAGCCGCGATCTGGAGTCCCGAACGGGAAAGAACCCAGAGGAAGTCTGGGCTAACCAGTTCGCCGCTGAACTGCTAATGCCAGCGGCCGCTGTCCGAGCCATCTGGGCTCAAGGAGAAAGCGCGGCCCACCTTGCCCGCGTCTTCGGAGTGTCGCAGGCGGCAGTCAATGTTCGCCTTGGAACTCTGGGGTTGGCGTGA
- a CDS encoding plasmid recombination protein encodes MSYTMTFDASHKVGRGGHAKAFFRHIARDADQAAGFTFPQANRNVVPERTKLNVTLVNDGKGGYRRLTSVDGRPPSDEFDDYLQRRLGTVGRALRKDAVLIRGVILQLDPKWFVDHNPDWREAGMNREAFNYTNAALEWARSEFSEENIVGLSVHLDEYNPQLQLLISPVTQDGRLSQKDFFKGPADLKRQHQELREAVAAAGYDVEYRVTERSREHLSSREFQSKADWLRDATSAVAEDLEVSRHRSSQLARRSADLEDRETLLEGRERELDAARVIAEHAAERAEEARRRAHSAGLAAERAREEIELERDRLRRVNQRLESVPAYFDLWLDKTSINGVPVRKRFDVDLIKMRAELKHKVTATTAAPAKQQDEIER; translated from the coding sequence ATGAGTTACACGATGACCTTCGACGCGTCGCACAAGGTGGGACGCGGAGGACACGCGAAGGCGTTTTTCAGACACATCGCAAGGGACGCCGATCAGGCTGCTGGGTTCACATTCCCCCAGGCGAACCGGAACGTCGTTCCGGAGCGAACCAAGCTCAACGTCACATTGGTCAACGACGGGAAAGGCGGTTACAGGCGCCTCACCTCAGTCGACGGCCGGCCACCAAGCGACGAGTTCGACGACTACCTTCAGCGGCGCCTCGGTACGGTCGGAAGAGCACTTCGGAAAGACGCTGTCCTCATCCGCGGGGTGATTCTTCAACTCGACCCAAAGTGGTTCGTGGATCACAATCCCGACTGGAGGGAAGCTGGAATGAACCGGGAGGCGTTCAACTACACGAACGCCGCATTGGAATGGGCGCGCAGCGAGTTCAGCGAGGAGAACATCGTTGGGCTCTCGGTGCACCTCGACGAGTACAACCCCCAGCTGCAACTCTTGATATCCCCCGTAACCCAAGATGGTCGGCTGTCGCAGAAGGACTTTTTCAAAGGGCCTGCAGACCTCAAGCGTCAGCATCAGGAGCTCCGTGAAGCAGTCGCGGCGGCGGGGTATGACGTTGAGTATCGCGTTACTGAAAGATCGCGGGAGCACCTCAGTAGTCGTGAGTTCCAGTCGAAAGCGGATTGGCTCCGCGATGCAACAAGTGCGGTCGCCGAGGATCTCGAAGTCAGTAGACACAGAAGCAGTCAATTGGCTCGCCGCTCCGCGGACCTCGAGGATCGGGAAACACTCTTGGAAGGGCGTGAACGTGAACTGGACGCAGCGCGTGTGATCGCAGAGCATGCAGCGGAGCGTGCGGAAGAAGCTCGGCGGCGAGCCCACAGTGCAGGCCTAGCAGCAGAGCGCGCACGCGAAGAGATTGAACTGGAACGAGATCGGCTGCGGAGAGTCAACCAGCGCCTCGAGTCGGTCCCCGCATACTTCGACCTCTGGCTGGACAAGACTTCGATCAATGGAGTGCCGGTACGAAAGCGATTCGATGTGGATCTAATCAAGATGCGCGCGGAGCTCAAGCACAAGGTCACCGCGACGACAGCGGCACCCGCCAAGCAGCAGGACGAGATCGAACGTTGA